A single genomic interval of Spirosoma taeanense harbors:
- a CDS encoding DEAD/DEAH box helicase: MNYLKATPIQEMAIPKILEGKDLIASAQTGTGKTAAYLIPLLDRISHANHDHTSTLILVPTRELAKQIDEQVEGFGYFVQANSIAIYGGGKGDDWDKQRKALETGADIIIATPGRLIAHMQLGYVNFDKIDYLVLDEADKMLDMGFSDDILNIVAKLPGKRQTLLFSATMPNKIREFSKRILTDPEEIRLAVSKPAAGIDQQFYLAYDNQKLPLLAHLIKNSLTPVQSMVLFTSRKSEVNGIVRALSKLGYEARGISSDLEQDNREVVLRDFKNKAFPILVATDVLSRGIDIDNLTHVVNYDIPRDAEDYVHRIGRTARAATTGTAITFISDQDQNRIVNIEKLIEREVEKRSITEELGMGKSPVFDPKRFSGLRGKGGSGRGGRDGRRGDGSRNGEPRRANKDNAPTGERPEGNRNDGRRDRRGRDERKPRPEGIPLNTDVATNGVETAAAASTRPINGDGPASDKPKRRKKRRRGPRSDQYDGLNRENGQSHAPVPVPAVE; encoded by the coding sequence ATGAACTACCTGAAGGCCACACCCATCCAGGAGATGGCCATCCCCAAAATTCTCGAAGGCAAAGACCTTATCGCCAGCGCTCAGACGGGCACCGGCAAAACAGCCGCCTATCTCATTCCTCTTCTGGATCGTATTTCGCACGCTAACCACGACCATACCAGTACGCTGATTCTGGTGCCGACGCGTGAGCTGGCCAAGCAGATTGACGAACAGGTCGAAGGCTTCGGCTATTTTGTACAGGCCAACAGCATCGCCATCTACGGCGGGGGCAAGGGCGACGACTGGGACAAACAACGTAAAGCCCTCGAAACCGGGGCCGATATTATCATCGCTACGCCGGGCCGGCTGATTGCACATATGCAGCTCGGCTACGTCAACTTCGACAAGATTGACTATCTCGTGCTCGACGAGGCCGACAAGATGCTCGACATGGGCTTCTCGGATGATATCCTGAACATCGTAGCCAAACTGCCTGGTAAGCGGCAGACGCTGCTGTTCTCGGCGACGATGCCCAACAAAATCCGCGAATTCTCGAAGCGCATCCTGACCGATCCCGAAGAGATTCGGCTGGCGGTATCGAAACCGGCTGCGGGCATTGACCAGCAGTTTTACCTGGCCTACGATAACCAGAAGCTGCCCCTGCTGGCGCATCTGATTAAAAACAGTTTAACGCCGGTGCAGAGTATGGTGCTGTTTACGTCGCGTAAGTCGGAGGTAAACGGCATTGTGCGGGCGCTGAGCAAACTGGGCTACGAAGCTCGGGGCATCAGTTCCGATCTGGAGCAGGACAACCGGGAGGTGGTGCTGCGCGACTTTAAAAACAAAGCGTTCCCGATTCTGGTAGCGACCGACGTTCTCTCGCGCGGTATCGACATTGATAACCTGACGCACGTGGTGAACTACGACATTCCGCGCGATGCCGAAGACTACGTGCACCGGATTGGCCGCACGGCACGGGCCGCCACTACCGGCACTGCCATTACGTTTATCAGCGATCAGGATCAGAACCGTATCGTCAACATCGAAAAGCTCATTGAACGCGAGGTGGAGAAGCGGTCAATTACCGAGGAGCTGGGCATGGGCAAGTCGCCTGTGTTTGATCCGAAGCGATTCAGCGGTCTGCGCGGTAAAGGCGGTTCTGGTCGGGGTGGGCGCGACGGTCGCCGGGGCGATGGCTCCCGTAACGGCGAACCCCGTCGGGCAAACAAAGACAATGCACCTACTGGCGAACGGCCAGAAGGCAACCGGAATGACGGACGTCGGGATCGGCGCGGACGCGATGAACGTAAACCACGTCCCGAAGGCATACCTTTAAATACTGACGTCGCCACAAATGGCGTTGAAACAGCGGCAGCCGCGTCGACCCGACCGATCAATGGTGATGGGCCGGCATCCGACAAGCCAAAGCGCCGGAAAAAACGTCGGCGCGGGCCACGGAGCGATCAGTACGACGGACTAAACCGTGAGAATGGACAAAGTCATGCGCCTGTTCCGGTACCTGCTGTCGAATAG